One Streptomyces fagopyri DNA window includes the following coding sequences:
- the secE gene encoding preprotein translocase subunit SecE — MTDAVGSIDMPDAEAPESKKKARKGGKRAKKGPLKRLATFYRQIVAELRKVVWPTRNQLTTYTTVVIVFVVIMIGLVTVIDYGLNHAAKYVFG; from the coding sequence GTGACGGACGCCGTGGGCTCCATCGACATGCCTGATGCCGAGGCGCCTGAGTCCAAGAAGAAGGCTCGCAAGGGTGGTAAGCGTGCCAAGAAGGGCCCGCTGAAGCGCCTCGCCACCTTCTATCGCCAGATCGTCGCGGAGCTCCGCAAGGTCGTCTGGCCGACTCGCAATCAGCTGACGACGTACACCACAGTGGTGATCGTTTTCGTCGTCATCATGATCGGCCTGGTGACCGTGATTGACTACGGGCTCAACCACGCCGCCAAGTACGTCTTCGGCTGA
- the rplK gene encoding 50S ribosomal protein L11, with translation MPPKKKKVTGLIKLQINAGAANPAPPVGPALGQHGVNIMEFCKAYNAATESQRGWVIPVEITVYEDRSFTFITKTPPAAKMILKAAGVEKGSGEPHKTKVAKITQAQVREIATTKLPDLNANDLDAASKIIAGTARSMGITVEG, from the coding sequence ATGCCTCCCAAGAAGAAGAAGGTCACGGGGCTCATCAAGCTCCAGATCAACGCCGGTGCGGCGAACCCGGCCCCGCCGGTCGGCCCCGCGCTCGGTCAGCACGGCGTCAACATCATGGAGTTCTGCAAGGCCTACAACGCCGCGACCGAGTCGCAGCGTGGCTGGGTGATCCCGGTGGAGATCACGGTCTACGAAGACCGTTCCTTCACCTTCATCACCAAGACTCCGCCGGCCGCCAAGATGATCCTCAAGGCCGCCGGTGTCGAGAAGGGCTCGGGCGAGCCGCACAAGACCAAGGTCGCCAAGATCACCCAGGCGCAGGTCCGTGAGATCGCCACGACCAAGCTTCCCGACCTGAACGCGAACGACCTGGACGCCGCGTCGAAGATCATCGCCGGCACCGCCCGTTCCATGGGCATCACGGTCGAGGGCTGA
- the nusG gene encoding transcription termination/antitermination protein NusG has product MSDPNLNDASESVESVDDELDIVEGADVVDEFEAADAAAGEPAEETALHVEDESGEDVEDEDVPEDALAEDEDADEAEAEPAEPVDPVQALREELRTLPGEWYVIHTYAGYENRVKTNLEQRAVSLNVEDFIFQAEVPQEEVAQIKNGERKTVRQNKLPGYVLVRMDLTNESWGVVRNTPGVTGFVGNAYDPYPLTLDEIVKMLAPEAEEKAAREAAEAEGKPAPQRKLEVQVLDFEVGDSVTVTDGPFATLQATINEINADSKKVKGLVEIFGRETPVELSFDQIQKN; this is encoded by the coding sequence GTGTCTGACCCGAACCTGAACGACGCCAGCGAGTCGGTCGAGTCCGTTGACGACGAGCTCGACATCGTCGAGGGAGCGGACGTCGTGGACGAGTTCGAGGCTGCCGATGCCGCCGCCGGCGAGCCCGCCGAGGAAACGGCCCTGCACGTCGAGGACGAGTCCGGTGAGGACGTCGAGGACGAGGACGTCCCCGAGGACGCTCTCGCCGAGGACGAGGACGCCGATGAGGCGGAGGCCGAGCCGGCCGAGCCCGTCGACCCCGTGCAGGCCCTCCGTGAGGAGCTCCGCACCCTCCCCGGCGAGTGGTACGTCATCCACACCTACGCCGGTTACGAGAACCGCGTGAAGACCAACCTCGAACAGCGTGCCGTCTCGCTGAACGTCGAGGACTTCATCTTCCAGGCCGAGGTGCCGCAGGAAGAGGTCGCGCAGATCAAGAACGGCGAGCGCAAGACCGTTCGCCAGAACAAGCTCCCCGGCTACGTGCTGGTGCGCATGGATCTGACGAACGAGTCCTGGGGCGTCGTCCGCAACACTCCAGGCGTGACCGGCTTCGTGGGCAACGCCTACGACCCGTACCCGCTGACCCTGGACGAGATCGTCAAGATGCTCGCTCCGGAGGCCGAGGAGAAGGCCGCGCGTGAGGCCGCCGAGGCCGAGGGCAAGCCCGCTCCGCAGCGCAAGCTCGAGGTCCAGGTGCTGGACTTCGAGGTCGGCGACTCGGTCACCGTCACCGACGGTCCGTTCGCCACGCTGCAGGCGACCATCAACGAGATCAACGCCGACTCGAAGAAGGTCAAGGGCCTCGTCGAGATCTTCGGCCGCGAGACCCCGGTCGAGCTTTCCTTCGACCAGATCCAGAAGAACTAG
- a CDS encoding LolA-like protein, with product MKSTTVRRVTLAIALVSALTTVAACSPGSSGGSGKDDKAAHKSPTRLSPVAALQSAEKSTDGADSARIESTTTMGTLMSMKSAGVMGWSDGLTGNMTITYTGGTMAETMRKVGATSMQARYLSDAYYAKMGETFARQAGGKHWIRYAYDDLAQLGGGSGAFLKDQMQNNSPNQSVKLLLASGDVKKVGEEKVRGKQTTHYAGTVDASDLAARSSHLSAGQLADLKKQFTQAGLTTEDVDIWVDGDDLLVKAVSKGDLSTGRMSSTTYYSDYGVKVSSQAPPASDTADFKDLLKTRGAAG from the coding sequence ATGAAGAGCACGACCGTGCGCCGTGTGACCCTCGCGATCGCTCTGGTGAGCGCGCTGACGACAGTGGCCGCCTGCTCGCCGGGCTCGTCGGGGGGATCCGGCAAGGACGACAAGGCCGCTCACAAGAGCCCGACCCGTCTCAGCCCCGTAGCGGCGTTGCAGTCCGCCGAGAAGTCCACCGACGGCGCGGACTCGGCCAGGATCGAGTCGACGACGACCATGGGCACCCTGATGTCCATGAAGTCCGCCGGCGTCATGGGCTGGAGCGACGGCCTCACCGGCAATATGACGATCACCTACACCGGCGGCACGATGGCCGAGACCATGCGCAAGGTGGGCGCGACGTCCATGCAGGCCCGCTATCTGTCCGACGCCTACTACGCGAAGATGGGCGAGACCTTCGCCCGGCAGGCCGGCGGCAAGCACTGGATCAGGTACGCGTACGACGACCTGGCGCAGCTCGGGGGCGGCTCCGGAGCGTTCCTGAAGGACCAGATGCAGAACAACTCGCCGAACCAGTCGGTGAAGCTCCTGCTGGCCTCCGGTGACGTGAAGAAGGTCGGTGAGGAGAAGGTCCGCGGCAAGCAGACCACGCACTACGCGGGCACGGTGGACGCCTCGGACCTCGCCGCCAGGAGCTCTCACCTCTCCGCGGGCCAACTCGCCGACCTGAAGAAGCAGTTCACGCAGGCCGGCCTCACGACGGAGGACGTCGACATCTGGGTCGACGGCGACGACCTGCTCGTCAAGGCCGTCTCCAAGGGCGACCTCTCGACCGGCAGGATGTCCTCGACCACGTACTACAGCGACTACGGGGTGAAGGTCTCCAGCCAGGCGCCGCCGGCGAGCGACACGGCCGACTTCAAGGACCTGCTGAAGACGCGGGGCGCGGCCGGCTGA
- the rplA gene encoding 50S ribosomal protein L1 encodes MSKRSKSLRAADAKIDREKLYAPLEAVRLAKETSTSKYDGTVEVAFRLGVDPRKADQMVRGTVNLPHGTGKTARVLVFATGDRAAAAEAAGADIVGSDELIDEVAKGRLDFDAVVATPDLMGKVGRLGRVLGPRGLMPNPKTGTVTPDVAKAVTEIKGGKIEFRVDKHSNLHFIIGKVSFDDTQLVENYGAALDEILRLKPSAAKGRYIKKAAVSSSVGPGVPVDPNRTRNLLVEEDPAAV; translated from the coding sequence GTGAGCAAGCGCAGCAAGTCTCTCCGCGCTGCGGACGCCAAGATCGACCGGGAGAAGCTCTACGCCCCGCTCGAGGCCGTCCGTCTCGCCAAGGAGACCTCCACGAGCAAGTACGACGGCACCGTCGAGGTCGCCTTCCGCCTGGGTGTCGACCCGCGCAAGGCCGACCAGATGGTCCGTGGCACCGTGAACCTGCCGCACGGCACCGGCAAGACTGCCCGGGTCCTGGTCTTCGCGACCGGTGACCGTGCTGCGGCCGCGGAGGCCGCGGGCGCCGACATCGTCGGCTCCGACGAACTGATCGACGAGGTCGCGAAGGGCCGTCTGGACTTCGACGCCGTCGTCGCCACCCCGGACCTCATGGGCAAGGTCGGCCGCCTCGGCCGCGTGCTCGGTCCCCGTGGTCTCATGCCGAACCCCAAGACCGGCACCGTGACCCCGGACGTCGCCAAGGCTGTCACCGAGATCAAGGGTGGCAAGATCGAGTTCCGCGTCGACAAGCACTCGAACCTGCACTTCATCATCGGCAAGGTGTCCTTCGACGACACCCAGCTGGTGGAGAACTACGGTGCGGCCCTCGACGAGATCCTCCGTCTGAAGCCGTCGGCCGCCAAGGGTCGCTACATCAAGAAGGCCGCCGTCAGCTCTTCGGTCGGCCCCGGCGTCCCCGTCGACCCCAACCGCACCCGCAACCTCCTCGTCGAGGAGGACCCGGCCGCCGTCTGA